A genomic window from Corynebacterium fournieri includes:
- a CDS encoding MurT ligase domain-containing protein yields the protein MQGPISRFRTAVATTAANLATTASRATGRGAGGMIGGLVAAAIDPNIMASLGGGRPTVLVTGTNGKSTTTRMLAGAVGAKHRVATNDGGDNMDAGIISALLAGKDADAIVLECDELHVPKVAERLNPVAFVLLNLTRDQLDRVGEINSIERALRQAVMAHPEATVVANCDDVLVTSIAFDHPNVVWVSAGAGWTGDSVTNPRSGGHVVRSSVAHGETDWYAVEPLPDGREFRRPTPAYAVEGETMVGPEGVAKLELKLPGRANLGNAAQAIAAAVEAFDVPLDAAVAAAADVDNVAGRYTTVHLGEHDVHLLLAKNPAGWQEALSMVDRDADGVVIAVNAQQGDGEDVSWLWDVKFEDFGDTHVVAAGERATDLAVRLTYARIGHELVHDPVAAIRACPPGRVEVLANYTALLNLRRALTKEEDYRA from the coding sequence ATGCAAGGACCCATTTCCCGCTTTCGCACTGCGGTAGCCACTACCGCCGCGAACCTGGCCACCACCGCCTCGCGTGCCACCGGCCGCGGCGCCGGCGGCATGATCGGTGGCCTGGTTGCCGCGGCGATTGACCCGAACATCATGGCCTCCCTCGGCGGCGGCCGCCCGACCGTGCTGGTCACCGGCACCAACGGCAAATCCACCACCACCCGCATGCTCGCCGGGGCCGTGGGCGCGAAGCACCGCGTGGCCACCAACGACGGCGGCGACAACATGGACGCCGGCATCATCTCCGCGCTGCTCGCCGGCAAGGACGCCGACGCGATCGTGCTGGAGTGCGACGAGCTGCACGTGCCCAAAGTCGCCGAGCGCCTCAACCCAGTCGCGTTCGTGCTGCTCAACCTCACGCGCGACCAGCTCGACCGCGTCGGCGAGATCAACTCGATCGAGCGCGCCCTGCGCCAGGCCGTCATGGCGCACCCGGAGGCGACCGTCGTGGCCAACTGCGACGACGTGCTGGTCACCTCCATCGCCTTCGACCATCCCAACGTCGTGTGGGTCTCCGCAGGCGCCGGCTGGACCGGCGATTCAGTGACCAACCCCCGCTCCGGCGGCCACGTCGTGCGCTCCTCCGTCGCGCACGGCGAAACCGACTGGTACGCCGTCGAACCCCTGCCCGACGGCCGCGAGTTCCGCCGCCCCACCCCGGCCTACGCGGTGGAGGGGGAGACGATGGTGGGGCCGGAGGGCGTCGCAAAGCTTGAGCTCAAGCTGCCGGGCCGCGCCAACCTGGGCAACGCCGCCCAGGCCATCGCCGCGGCCGTCGAGGCGTTCGACGTCCCCCTCGACGCCGCCGTCGCCGCCGCCGCGGACGTGGACAACGTCGCCGGGCGCTACACCACCGTCCACCTCGGCGAGCACGACGTCCACCTGCTGCTGGCCAAAAATCCCGCCGGCTGGCAGGAGGCGCTGTCCATGGTGGACCGCGACGCCGACGGCGTGGTCATCGCCGTCAACGCGCAGCAGGGCGACGGCGAGGACGTCTCCTGGCTGTGGGATGTGAAGTTCGAGGACTTCGGCGACACCCACGTCGTCGCCGCCGGCGAGCGCGCCACCGACCTGGCGGTGCGCCTGACGTACGCCAGGATCGGCCACGAGCTCGTCCACGACCCCGTCGCCGCGATCCGCGCCTGCCCGCCCGGGCGCGTGGAGGTGCTGGCCAACTACACCGCGCTGCTGAACCTGCGCCGCGCGCTGACCAAGGAGGAGGACTACCGTGCCTAA